From a region of the Coffea arabica cultivar ET-39 chromosome 3e, Coffea Arabica ET-39 HiFi, whole genome shotgun sequence genome:
- the LOC113736830 gene encoding L-type lectin-domain containing receptor kinase IV.1-like has translation MSFKQVTAILAFFLVHTAAGAAASEDIGFIYQGFKSSNLSLDGLAKVTDNGLLRLTNTTKSQSGHAYYQNTINFKSTSNSSAFSFSTQFVFAIVPDVPGLIGSGLAFVVAPTRNHTGGPMSRFNIMETLGLFDTPDNGSQNNHVFAVELDTFQNQDYDDINANHVGIDINSVRSKASRPASYKANNKNSFDNLTLASGQPMQLWVEYDGADRRIDVTLAPVAAAKPHTPLLSLPYDLWPILQETMYVGFSAATSPLERGTSHFILGWSFRMNGVAQALDLSQLPELPRSGHKKVSKIFTVGLPLIFLLLWLTLIPGVAYYLKRKWKFAEVLEEWELAYGPHRFKYKDLYIATKGFTEKQLLGEGGFGRVYKGVLPTNKVEVAVKKVSYHARQGMRAFVAEIVSIGRLSHRNLVPLLGYCRRKEELLLVYEFMSNSSLDRFLYNQPKYSLNWSQRFRVIKGVASGLFYLHEEWEQVVIHRDVKASNVLLDGELNGRLGDFGLARLYDHGTLPQSTHVAGSLGYLAPEHNRTGMATTSTDVYAFGAFLLEVACGRRPIEPRAEPADNIILVDWVFSCWKAGCILQAVDHNLGNEYVKEEAELVLKLGLLCSHSEPKIRPSMRQVLLYLEGSVALPDLSSLAVGVSAVGLGFAYPSYEEIKLSAATSTDNGFSHSVADSLLSGGR, from the coding sequence ATGTCATTCAAACAAGTAACAGCAATCTTAGCCTTCTTTCTAGTTCACACCGCAGCTGGTGCAGCAGCTTCCGAAGATATTGGGTTCATCTATCAAGGATTTAAATCATCAAATCTAAGCCTGGATGGATTAGCCAAAGTCACCGACAATGGCCTCCTACGATTGACCAACACCACCAAATCACAAAGTGGGCATGCCTACTATCAAAATACCATCAACTTCAAGAGCACATCTAATAGTTCAGCTTTCTCCTTTTCCACCCAATTTGTGTTTGCTATAGTACCCGATGTCCCTGGACTGATTGGTTCCGGATTGGCTTTCGTGGTTGCAccaacaagaaaccatacaggAGGGCCTATGTCACGGTTCAATATTATGGAAACTCTCGGCCTCTTTGATACACCCGACAACGGAAGTCAGAATAATCACGTTTTTGCTGTGGAGCTTGACACTTTCCAAAACCAAGATTATGATGATATCAATGCCAACCATGTTGGCATTGATATTAACTCTGTGAGGTCCAAGGCATCTAGGCCAGCAAGTTACAAAGCTAATAACAAGAATTCATTTGACAACTTAACTCTTGCCAGCGGCCAGCCAATGCAATTATGGGTGGAATACGATGGGGCGGATAGGAGAATCGATGTTACATTAGCTCCAGTAGCGGCTGCCAAGCCACATACTCCTCTTCTGTCTTTGCCATATGACCTGTGGCCAATTTTACAGGAAACCATGTATGTTGGCTTTTCTGCAGCCACTAGCCCACTCGAAAGAGGAACATCTCATTTTATACTTGGATGGAGCTTTAGGATGAATGGGGTTGCGCAAGCTCTTGATCTCTCTCAGCTCCCCGAGCTACCTCGGTCTGGACATAAGAAAGTGTCTAAAATTTTCACCGTGGGGTTGCCCCTGATTTTCTTACTTTTGTGGTTAACACTAATTCCTGGAGTAGCTTATTATCTAAAGAGAAAGTGGAAGTTTGCTGAAGTGCTGGAAGAATGGGAGCTTGCTTACGGACCTCACAGGTTCAAGTATAAAGATTTGTACATTGCCACCAAGGGATTCACAGAAAAACAGCTGTTGGGAGAAGGCGGATTTGGCAGAGTCTACAAAGGCGTTTTGCCAACAAACAAGGTTGAGGTTGCTGTCAAGAAGGTCTCTTATCATGCAAGACAGGGAATGAGAGCGTTTGTTGCAGAAATCGTCAGTATTGGTCGCTTGAGTCATAGAAATTTAGTACCGTTGTTGGGTTATTGTCGGCGTAAAGAAGAGTTACTCTTGGTATACGAGTTCATGTCCAATAGTAGTCTGGACAGATTTCTGTACAACCAACCAAAGTACAGCCTCAACTGGAGCCAAAGATTTCGAGTTATCAAAGGTGTAGCGTCAGGATTATTCTATCTACACGAAGAATGGGAGCAAGTAGTGATCCACCGAGATGTAAAAGCCAGTAATGTATTGTTAGATGGTGAACTGAATGGAAGATTAGGAGATTTCGGTCTGGCAAGGCTATACGATCATGGAACTCTCCCTCAAAGCACCCATGTAGCGGGATCTCTTGGCTACCTTGCCCCTGAGCATAATAGGACTGGGATGGCAACAACGAGCACTGATGTGTATGCTTTTGGGGCCTTTTTGCTGGAGGTTGCCTGTGGAAGAAGGCCGATAGAACCCCGAGCAGAACCAGCAGATAATATCATTTTGGTTGATTGGGTATTTTCTTGCTGGAAAGCGGGTTGTATACTCCAGGCAGTTGATCATAATTTGGGTAATGAGTATGTGAAAGAGGAAGCAGAATTGGTGTTGAAACTGGGCTTGTTATGCTCTCATTCCGAACCAAAGATTAGGCCAAGTATGAGACAAGTTCTCTTGTACTTGGAGGGATCAGTTGCGTTGCCAGATCTATCATCACTGGCCGTGGGCGTTTCTGCTGTTGGTCTTGGCTTCGCCTATCCTAGCTATGAAGAAATTAAATTGTCAGCTGCAACTTCCACCGACAATGGTTTCTCACATTCTGTAGCAGACTCTCTTCTCTCTGGTGGTCGGTAA